A part of Miscanthus floridulus cultivar M001 chromosome 6, ASM1932011v1, whole genome shotgun sequence genomic DNA contains:
- the LOC136461271 gene encoding uncharacterized protein, translated as MASNYRVEHINFYIANFNTTYHTILGRPALAKFMVVPHYVYLVLKMPSPVKVLALRANLSIAYAYETESLTLAKATDLSIQMASVVIEAKMLPTDDMEILELEPPRASAKSKEIKEVGLGLDDPSKTVKIGAHLNPK; from the coding sequence atggcaagcaactaccgtgtcgagcacatcaacttctacatcgccaaTTTCAACACCActtaccacaccatacttggtcggccagctctggccaagttcatggttgtaccacactacgtgtatctagtgctaaagatgccttcgcctgtaaaAGTTttggccctacgggccaacctctccatcgcgtacgcctacgagacagagagtctcaccctcgccaaagccaccgacctctccatccagatggccagcgtggtcatcGAAGCCAAGATGTTGCCcaccgacgacatggagatcctagagctagagcctccccgtgcctccgccaagtctaaggaaataaaggaggtcggccttggcctcgatgacccctccaagaccgtgaagattggggctcaccttaacCCTAAATAG